From the Cohaesibacter sp. ES.047 genome, one window contains:
- the mutM gene encoding bifunctional DNA-formamidopyrimidine glycosylase/DNA-(apurinic or apyrimidinic site) lyase, which translates to MPELPEVETVRRGLQPVMEGADITAAEIRRENLRFPFPPHLADRLAGRTVLSLGRRAKYLLADLDDGAVLVMHLGMSGSFRVVTPDEAHLVAEASFHLARGKNPVHDHVALTLSSGAVILYNDPRRFGFFDLIPRLTLNEHSYFAKLGVEPVGNALSADYLAEKFAGKRTPLKSALLDQHIIAGLGNIYVCEALYRSGLDPKRQAGTLVTKAGKPSAKLSLLTDEIRATIAEAIEAGGSTLRDHTRADGSLGYFQHRFKVYGREGDPCAKEGCSGVITRIVQSGRSTFHCPKCQK; encoded by the coding sequence ATGCCTGAATTGCCAGAGGTGGAAACGGTCCGGCGCGGCCTTCAGCCAGTGATGGAAGGTGCGGACATCACCGCAGCCGAGATCCGGCGCGAAAATCTGCGCTTCCCCTTCCCGCCGCACCTTGCCGACCGACTAGCGGGGAGGACCGTCCTCTCGCTTGGGCGGCGGGCCAAATATCTACTCGCCGATCTGGATGACGGAGCGGTTTTGGTGATGCATCTGGGCATGTCCGGCTCGTTTCGCGTGGTGACGCCCGATGAGGCCCATCTGGTGGCAGAGGCCAGCTTTCATCTCGCGCGCGGCAAGAATCCGGTGCATGACCATGTCGCGCTGACGCTCTCAAGCGGGGCAGTGATCCTTTATAATGATCCGCGCCGGTTTGGATTTTTTGATCTCATTCCGCGCCTGACGCTCAATGAGCATTCCTATTTTGCCAAGCTGGGCGTTGAGCCGGTGGGCAATGCGCTCAGTGCCGATTATCTCGCAGAGAAATTTGCCGGCAAGCGGACGCCGCTGAAGTCGGCTCTGCTTGATCAGCATATCATCGCCGGTCTTGGCAACATCTATGTCTGCGAAGCGCTCTATCGGTCCGGTCTCGATCCCAAAAGGCAGGCGGGCACCTTGGTGACAAAGGCAGGCAAACCGTCGGCCAAGCTCTCTTTGCTGACAGATGAAATCCGGGCCACCATCGCCGAGGCCATAGAGGCGGGCGGCTCGACCTTGCGCGATCACACCCGCGCTGACGGCTCGCTGGGTTATTTCCAGCACCGCTTCAAGGTCTACGGCCGCGAGGGTGACCCTTGTGCCAAGGAAGGTTGCTCAGGGGTCATCACACGCATCGTGCAGAGCGGCCGGTCGACGTTCCACTGTCCCAAATGCCAGAAATAA
- a CDS encoding aminotransferase class V-fold PLP-dependent enzyme, which yields MDIKKIRAETPGIAHGIHLLACGSALAPRPVVDAVMSYLDLEARIGGYEAHAQEAQMLDATYGSVARLIGAKPHEIAILENATVAWCQAFYALPLKKGDRIITCQAEYAANYVAYLHRQKTEGIEIDIVPNDETGALDLTALETMITERTALISITWVPTNGGLVNPAVGVGAIAKKHGIPYLLDACQAVGQMPVDVEALQCDFLSATGRKFLRGPRGTGFLYIRETWLESLEPASLDHFSAPLVDSSRYAVRADARRFETWENSYALRAGLKVACDYAMDIGLDAIQQRAWMLAADLREKLVELPGCSIMDLGAEKCAIVSFTIDGLDPQFAVNSLREKGIAIGMTNQASSLLDAERRNLPVMLRISPHYYNNESDLDACFAALEELV from the coding sequence ATGGATATCAAAAAAATTCGCGCCGAAACGCCGGGTATCGCCCATGGCATTCACCTTTTGGCCTGCGGCTCGGCACTTGCGCCCCGACCCGTTGTTGATGCTGTGATGTCCTATCTCGACCTTGAGGCAAGGATCGGCGGCTATGAGGCGCATGCGCAGGAAGCCCAGATGCTGGATGCGACCTACGGGTCGGTTGCCCGATTGATCGGAGCCAAGCCGCACGAAATTGCCATTTTGGAGAATGCGACTGTGGCGTGGTGTCAGGCTTTCTATGCGCTTCCCCTCAAGAAGGGCGATCGCATCATCACCTGTCAGGCAGAATATGCAGCCAATTATGTTGCCTATCTGCATCGCCAGAAAACCGAGGGGATCGAAATCGACATCGTGCCGAATGATGAGACCGGTGCCCTCGATTTAACGGCTTTGGAAACCATGATCACCGAACGGACTGCGCTGATCTCGATCACATGGGTGCCCACCAATGGGGGGCTGGTCAATCCGGCGGTTGGCGTCGGAGCCATCGCCAAGAAGCACGGCATCCCCTATCTTCTGGATGCCTGTCAGGCGGTGGGGCAAATGCCGGTTGATGTCGAAGCCTTGCAGTGCGATTTCCTCTCGGCAACGGGCCGCAAGTTCCTGCGCGGACCGCGCGGAACCGGGTTCCTCTATATCCGGGAGACATGGCTTGAAAGCCTTGAGCCCGCAAGCCTTGACCATTTTTCCGCCCCTCTGGTGGATAGCAGCCGTTATGCCGTGCGTGCAGACGCGCGCCGGTTCGAGACATGGGAAAACAGCTATGCCCTTCGGGCCGGACTGAAGGTAGCCTGTGACTACGCCATGGACATTGGCCTGGACGCTATCCAGCAGCGGGCCTGGATGCTGGCGGCAGACTTGCGGGAAAAGCTGGTCGAGCTGCCCGGTTGCTCCATCATGGATCTGGGGGCGGAAAAATGCGCCATTGTCAGCTTTACGATCGACGGCCTCGACCCTCAGTTCGCTGTTAACAGCCTGCGCGAGAAGGGCATTGCCATCGGCATGACCAACCAAGCCAGCTCTTTGCTGGATGCGGAGCGCAGAAACCTGCCCGTAATGCTGCGAATTTCGCCTCATTATTACAACAATGAGAGTGATCTGGACGCCTGCTTCGCTGCTCTCGAAGAATTAGTGTGA
- the ubiE gene encoding bifunctional demethylmenaquinone methyltransferase/2-methoxy-6-polyprenyl-1,4-benzoquinol methylase UbiE, with amino-acid sequence MSAQNRQRTENVTEMATSFGFEKVGEGEKQPMVNKVFHQVADRYDIMNDLMSGGMHRIWKDAFVAWLNPPQKQRGSEPFKLLDVAGGTGDISFRVVERSKKTAHSTVFDINGSMLAVGKDRAKENGLISNLEFVEGNAEELPFEDKSFDAYTIAYGIRNVPRIDKALSEAHRVLKRGGRFMCLEFSNVEMPLLDKVYDAFSFNAIPRIGDFVTGDAESYAYLVESIRKFPNQARFKAMIEKAGFQQVTYRNMSGGITAMHSGWKL; translated from the coding sequence ATGTCGGCACAGAACAGACAACGCACGGAAAATGTGACGGAAATGGCCACTTCCTTCGGCTTCGAGAAGGTCGGAGAGGGCGAAAAACAGCCCATGGTCAACAAGGTCTTCCATCAGGTGGCTGACCGCTATGACATCATGAACGATCTCATGAGCGGCGGCATGCACCGGATCTGGAAGGATGCCTTTGTCGCCTGGCTCAATCCGCCGCAAAAACAGCGCGGAAGCGAACCGTTCAAGCTGCTCGATGTGGCCGGTGGCACTGGAGATATTTCTTTCCGTGTTGTTGAGCGCTCGAAAAAGACCGCGCATTCCACCGTCTTTGATATCAACGGCTCGATGCTCGCCGTCGGCAAGGACCGGGCCAAGGAAAATGGCCTGATCAGCAACCTTGAATTTGTCGAGGGCAATGCCGAGGAGCTGCCGTTCGAGGACAAGAGTTTCGACGCCTACACGATTGCTTACGGCATCCGTAACGTGCCCCGCATCGACAAGGCGCTGAGCGAAGCCCACCGGGTTTTGAAGCGCGGCGGGCGATTCATGTGTCTTGAATTCTCCAACGTCGAAATGCCCCTTCTCGACAAGGTCTATGACGCCTTTTCCTTCAATGCCATCCCGCGCATTGGCGACTTTGTCACCGGCGACGCGGAAAGCTATGCCTACTTGGTCGAATCCATTCGCAAGTTCCCCAATCAGGCCCGCTTCAAGGCGATGATCGAGAAAGCTGGCTTCCAGCAGGTCACCTATCGCAACATGTCCGGCGGCATCACCGCCATGCATTCCGGCTGGAAACTCTAA
- the ubiB gene encoding 2-polyprenylphenol 6-hydroxylase, which translates to MIGASSALFRLARAGYILAREGVFSIIAPPADLPAVPRMGLSLLKLFERRGTSQRNKGERLSAALNRLGPSYVKMGQFLATRPDVVGPELAEALTSLQDRVPAFGLEAARKAVAEALGKPVEAVFVDFSEPVAAASIAQVHKASFLDANGEVQQVAVKVLRPHIAERFHADLAGFYMVARMVEAIHTPSRRLRPVAVVDTLARSIQLEMDFRLEAAAMSELGENCAKDADFRVPTVHWDKSTKAILTMEWIEGIKLNDMEALKASGHDLKALGETVIQSFLRHALGDGFFHADMHPGNLFLGTDGKLVAVDFGIMGRIGPKEQRFLAEILYGFITRDYRRVSQVHFDAGYVPSNQDIDTFAQALRSIGEPIHGRASSEISMAGLLSQLFEFTELFGMATRTELILLQKTMMVVEGVARMMDNDLNLWNTSEPVVKRWMEQNVGPAAKVKEMAGGLASLGAMSAQLPEMAKRAERLSESFDSMGRDGMRLDAQTVAAIGKAEARESRSGRIALWIIALSLGTIAIRLWS; encoded by the coding sequence ATGATTGGAGCGTCTTCTGCGTTGTTTCGACTGGCGCGCGCTGGCTATATTCTGGCCCGCGAAGGGGTGTTTTCCATCATTGCACCACCGGCGGATCTGCCAGCCGTGCCGCGTATGGGCCTGTCGCTGCTCAAGCTGTTCGAACGCCGCGGCACGTCGCAGCGCAACAAGGGCGAACGCCTGAGCGCAGCCCTCAATCGTCTCGGGCCATCCTACGTCAAGATGGGCCAGTTTCTGGCCACCCGCCCTGATGTTGTTGGCCCTGAACTCGCCGAAGCGCTGACGAGCCTTCAGGATCGAGTTCCGGCCTTTGGTCTTGAAGCAGCGCGCAAGGCCGTTGCCGAGGCGCTGGGCAAACCTGTCGAGGCGGTGTTCGTCGATTTCTCCGAACCCGTTGCCGCAGCTTCAATCGCGCAAGTTCACAAGGCCAGCTTTCTTGATGCCAATGGCGAAGTGCAACAGGTCGCTGTCAAGGTTCTGCGCCCTCACATCGCCGAGCGGTTTCACGCCGATCTCGCCGGTTTCTACATGGTCGCCCGCATGGTCGAGGCGATCCACACGCCCTCCCGCCGCCTGCGGCCCGTCGCGGTGGTGGATACTCTTGCCCGTTCGATCCAGCTCGAGATGGATTTCCGGCTTGAAGCCGCTGCCATGAGCGAACTTGGCGAGAATTGCGCCAAGGATGCCGATTTCCGTGTTCCCACCGTGCATTGGGATAAATCGACCAAGGCCATCCTGACGATGGAATGGATCGAGGGCATCAAGCTCAACGACATGGAAGCACTCAAGGCGTCCGGTCACGATCTCAAAGCCCTTGGCGAGACGGTCATCCAGTCCTTTCTGCGCCATGCGCTGGGGGACGGGTTTTTCCATGCCGACATGCATCCGGGCAACCTGTTTCTCGGCACGGACGGCAAGCTGGTCGCCGTTGATTTCGGCATCATGGGGCGGATCGGCCCCAAGGAGCAGCGCTTCCTTGCTGAAATCCTCTATGGCTTCATCACCCGCGATTATCGCCGGGTGTCTCAGGTGCATTTCGATGCAGGCTATGTGCCAAGCAATCAGGATATCGACACCTTCGCACAGGCCCTGCGTTCGATCGGTGAGCCAATCCACGGACGGGCGTCTTCCGAGATCTCCATGGCGGGCCTTTTGAGCCAATTGTTCGAATTCACCGAGCTTTTCGGCATGGCGACACGCACCGAGTTGATCCTGTTGCAAAAAACCATGATGGTCGTTGAAGGCGTTGCCCGCATGATGGACAACGATCTCAATCTGTGGAACACCTCCGAACCGGTGGTCAAGCGCTGGATGGAACAGAATGTCGGCCCTGCCGCCAAGGTGAAGGAAATGGCCGGAGGCCTTGCCAGCCTTGGCGCCATGTCGGCCCAATTGCCCGAAATGGCAAAACGCGCCGAGCGTCTGTCTGAGAGTTTTGATTCTATGGGCCGCGACGGGATGCGCCTTGATGCACAAACGGTCGCCGCCATAGGCAAGGCAGAAGCCCGCGAAAGCCGCTCGGGCCGCATAGCTCTCTGGATCATCGCTTTGTCGCTGGGCACCATCGCTATCCGTCTCTGGAGCTAA
- a CDS encoding DUF2301 domain-containing membrane protein codes for MDWLDYLTVITYRLGFILAVPSILLLPWEAETGFPALKACYVAATMCACCLHIYMKSFRLLLQAATWGGLVCYVLGFGMFGLGGAFITLGGLCFKEYFCFKVPGLRAQPVILAALWFALVFDFEPVAQVLAAASALLFLIVSIAKWRMPLHFDIGDKTKFEV; via the coding sequence ATGGACTGGCTCGACTATCTCACCGTCATTACCTACCGGCTTGGATTCATTCTCGCTGTTCCGTCCATCCTGCTTTTGCCGTGGGAAGCGGAGACGGGATTTCCCGCGCTCAAGGCCTGCTACGTGGCGGCGACCATGTGCGCCTGCTGCCTGCACATTTATATGAAGTCCTTCCGGCTGCTTTTGCAGGCCGCGACGTGGGGCGGTCTGGTCTGCTATGTGCTCGGCTTTGGCATGTTCGGTCTGGGTGGGGCCTTCATCACCCTCGGCGGCCTCTGCTTCAAGGAATATTTTTGCTTCAAGGTTCCGGGTCTCAGGGCTCAGCCTGTGATTCTGGCCGCGCTGTGGTTTGCGCTGGTGTTTGACTTTGAGCCCGTCGCGCAGGTGCTGGCCGCCGCCTCGGCCCTGCTGTTCCTGATCGTCAGTATCGCAAAGTGGCGCATGCCGCTGCATTTCGACATCGGCGACAAGACCAAGTTCGAGGTCTGA